One part of the Longimicrobium sp. genome encodes these proteins:
- a CDS encoding NADH:flavin oxidoreductase/NADH oxidase, which translates to MPADTDARLFSPLRLREVEFRNRIGVSPMCQYSSEDGFANDWHFVHLGAFATGGAGLVMTEANAVVPEGRISPRDLGIWKDEHVPALRRITDFIHAHGSIAGTQLAHAGRKSSTQVPWEGNGAVAVEDGGWNEVMAPSAVPFTEGYPQPRELDEEGIRRVVDGFRDAARRALEAGFQVVEVHAAHGYLLNEFMSPLSNQRTDRYGGSFDNRVRLTREVVAAVREVWPERLPLFVRISASDWAEGGWDVEDSVQLATLLRGDGADLIDCSSGGLVPNAKIEIGPGYQVGFAERVRRDGGIPTAAVGLITEPEQADDIIRAGQADLVLLARELLRQPRWPLLAAHRLGTRGDWPKQYERAQPR; encoded by the coding sequence TTGCCGGCTGACACGGATGCGCGGCTCTTTTCGCCGCTGAGGTTGCGAGAGGTGGAATTCAGGAACCGGATCGGCGTGTCGCCGATGTGCCAGTACTCCAGCGAGGACGGGTTCGCGAACGACTGGCACTTCGTGCACCTGGGCGCCTTCGCCACGGGCGGCGCGGGGCTGGTGATGACCGAGGCCAACGCCGTCGTCCCCGAGGGCCGCATCAGCCCGCGCGACCTGGGGATCTGGAAGGACGAGCACGTCCCCGCCCTGCGGCGCATCACCGATTTCATCCACGCCCACGGCTCCATCGCGGGGACGCAGCTCGCGCACGCGGGGCGAAAGAGCAGCACACAGGTGCCGTGGGAGGGGAACGGCGCCGTTGCCGTCGAGGACGGCGGTTGGAACGAGGTGATGGCGCCCAGCGCCGTCCCCTTCACCGAGGGCTATCCGCAGCCGAGGGAGCTGGACGAGGAGGGGATCCGCCGCGTCGTGGACGGCTTCCGTGACGCGGCCCGGCGCGCGCTGGAGGCGGGCTTCCAGGTGGTGGAGGTGCACGCGGCGCACGGCTACCTCCTGAACGAGTTCATGTCTCCGCTCAGCAACCAGCGCACGGACCGGTACGGCGGCTCCTTCGACAACCGCGTGCGGCTGACGCGCGAGGTGGTCGCCGCGGTGCGCGAGGTGTGGCCGGAGCGGCTTCCGCTCTTCGTGCGCATCTCCGCGTCGGACTGGGCGGAGGGCGGGTGGGACGTGGAAGACTCCGTGCAGCTAGCGACCCTCCTGCGCGGCGACGGCGCGGACCTGATCGACTGCTCGTCCGGCGGGCTGGTGCCGAACGCCAAGATCGAGATCGGGCCCGGCTACCAGGTTGGGTTCGCCGAGCGCGTGCGCCGCGATGGCGGCATCCCCACCGCGGCCGTGGGTCTCATCACCGAACCCGAGCAGGCGGACGACATCATCCGCGCCGGCCAGGCCGACCTGGTGCTCCTGGCGCGCGAGCTCCTGCGGCAGCCGCGCTGGCCCCTGCTGGCCGCGCACCGCCTGGGCACCCGCGGCGACTGGCCGAAGCAATACGAGCGGGCACAGCCCCGCTGA
- a CDS encoding aldo/keto reductase has translation MAELAKRRLGSNGPEITRVGFGAWAVGGGGWAFGWGPQDDEDSLRAMRHAVERGVNWIDTAAVYGLGHSEEVVGRLLRDFGEGDRPLVFTKCGLAWDESNPMAPPQRTLQPHSIRRECEASLRRLGVETIDLYQFHWPDETGTPVEDSWAEMLRLVDEGKVRWAGVSNFDTELLERCDSLRHVDSLQPSFSLIRRDAAGAEIPWSLEHETGVIVYSPMQSGLLTDRWSMERVNTLAEDDWRRGSADFQMPNVERNLALRDALGPIAERQDTSVASIAVAWTIAWPGVTAAIVGGRTPEQVDGWVGAANIDLTREDLDEIAGAINRTGAGTGPRTPR, from the coding sequence ATGGCGGAACTGGCGAAGCGCAGGCTGGGAAGCAACGGACCCGAGATCACGCGCGTGGGGTTCGGCGCGTGGGCGGTGGGCGGCGGCGGGTGGGCCTTCGGATGGGGGCCGCAGGACGACGAGGACTCACTGCGGGCCATGCGCCACGCCGTGGAGCGGGGCGTCAACTGGATCGACACGGCTGCGGTGTACGGCCTGGGGCACTCGGAGGAGGTGGTCGGCCGCCTGCTGCGCGACTTCGGCGAGGGCGACCGGCCGCTCGTCTTCACCAAGTGCGGGCTGGCCTGGGACGAGAGCAACCCCATGGCCCCGCCGCAGCGCACGCTGCAGCCGCACTCCATCCGCCGCGAGTGCGAGGCATCGCTGCGCCGCCTCGGCGTGGAGACGATCGACCTCTACCAGTTCCACTGGCCGGATGAGACGGGGACGCCGGTGGAGGACTCCTGGGCCGAGATGCTCCGCCTGGTCGACGAGGGGAAGGTGCGCTGGGCCGGCGTCTCCAACTTCGACACGGAGCTGTTGGAGCGCTGCGACAGCCTTCGCCACGTGGACTCGCTGCAGCCCTCGTTCTCGCTGATCCGGCGCGACGCCGCGGGGGCCGAGATACCGTGGTCCCTGGAGCACGAGACGGGGGTGATCGTCTACAGCCCCATGCAATCCGGCCTCCTCACCGACCGCTGGTCGATGGAGCGCGTCAACACCCTGGCCGAGGACGACTGGCGCCGCGGCTCGGCCGACTTCCAGATGCCCAACGTGGAGCGCAACCTCGCCCTCCGCGATGCGCTGGGCCCGATCGCCGAGCGCCAAGACACGAGCGTCGCCTCCATCGCGGTGGCGTGGACGATCGCGTGGCCGGGGGTGACCGCGGCCATCGTCGGCGGGCGCACGCCGGAGCAGGTGGATGGCTGGGTGGGCGCCGCCAACATCGACCTCACCCGCGAGGACCTGGACGAGATCGCCGGCGCCATCAACCGCACCGGCGCAGGCACCGGCCCTCGGACGCCGCGTTGA